A region from the Rhodamnia argentea isolate NSW1041297 chromosome 7, ASM2092103v1, whole genome shotgun sequence genome encodes:
- the LOC115741840 gene encoding aspartate--tRNA ligase 2, cytoplasmic, whose product MSSEAEAPASEQPKVSKKAAKKEEAKLEKLRRRQEASSAVAAAAAPDEEDPLAEKYGEVPLSELQSKEEVGEPYTEVGELGEGMDGRIVLVRGRAQTIRAVGKKMAFVVVRERGFTVQCVVTEKEGLVSRQMVKFVASLNRESIVDVHGSLTVPSSPIKGASQQVEIQVSKIYCVDKALPTLPINLEDAARSEAEIEKALQAGEQLVRVNQDTRLNFRVLDIRTPANQGIFRIQSQVSNIFRQFLLSGGFIEIHTPKLIAGSSEGGSAVFKLDYKGRPACLAQSPQLHKQMAICGDFGRVFEIGPVFRAEDSYTHRHLCEFTGLDVEMEIKKHYFEVMDIVDRLFVTMFDSLNASCKKELEAVGRQYPFEPLKYLRKTLRLTFQEGVQMLKDAGIEIDPFGDLSTEVERKLGQLVLEKYGTEFYILHRYPLAVRPFYTMPCCDDPAYSNSFDVFIRGEEIISGAQRVHVPELLIKRAEAIGIEVKTIETYVDSFRYGAPPHGGFGVGLERVVMLFCGLNNIRKTSLFPRDPLRISP is encoded by the exons ATGTCGTCGGAAGCGGAAGCCCCGGCGTCGGAGCAACCCAAGGTGAGCAAGAAGGCCGCCAAGAAAGAGGAGGCCAAGCTGGAGAAGCTGCGCCGCCGCCAGGAGGCCTCGTCCGCCGTCGCGGCCGCGGCTGCCCCGGACGAGGAGGATCCCCTGGCGGAGAAGTACGGCGAGGTGCCGCTGTCGGAGCTGCAGTCGAAGGAGGAGGTGGGAGAGCCGTACACGGAGGTAGGGGAGCTGGGGGAGGGGATGGATGGGAGGATCGTGTTGGTGAGGGGGAGGGCCCAGACGATAAGGGCGGTGGGGAAGAAGATGGCGTTTGTGGTGGTGAGGGAGAGGGGGTTCACCGTGCAGTGCGTCGTGACGGAGAAGGAAGGCCTGGTCAGCAGGCAGATGGTGAAGTTCGTCGCCTCCTTGAATCGCGAGTCCATTGTCGACGTCCATGGCTCCCTCACCGTCCCTTCCTCCCCGATCAAGGGCGCTTCCCAGCAGGTGGAGATTCAGGTCAGCAAGATCTATTGCGTCGACAAGGCCTTGCCCACCCTTCCCATCAATCTTGAGGACGCTGCTCGCAGCGAAGCCGAAATCGAGAAGGCTCTCCAG GCTGGAGAGCAGCTAGTTCGCGTTAATCAGGACACGAGGTTAAATTTCAGAGTCCTCGACATACGCACGCCTGCCAACCAAGGAATCTTTCGAATCCAGAGTCAAGTTAGCAAT ATATTTAGGCAGTTCTTGTTATCTGGAGGCTTTATTGAAATCCATACGCCGAAACTGATAGCTGGATCCAGTGAAGGAGGTTCTGCTGTTTTTAAACTGGACTATAAAGGGCGCCCTGCATGCCTGGCACAGTCACCTCAGCTTCACAAGCAAATGGCCATTTGTGGTGATTTTGGGCGTGTTTTTGAGATTGGCCCTGTTTTTAGGGCAGAAGACTCCTACACACACAGGCATTTGTGTGAATTTACTGGCCTTGATGTTGAAATGGAGATTAAGAAGCACTATTTTGAG GTAATGGACATTGTGGACCGTTTGTTCGTTACAATGTTCGACTCATTGAATGCTAGTTGCAAGAAAGAACTTGAAGCTGTTGGAAGACAATATCCGTTTGAACCTTTGAAG TACTTGAGAAAGACCTTGCGGCTTACATTCCAAGAAGGGGTTCAAATGCTCAAG GATGCTGGCATTGAGATTGATCCTTTTGGTGACTTGAGCACAGAAGTAGAGAGGAAGTTGGGTCAGCTGGTTCTAGAAAA GTATGGCACCGAGTTCTATATACTTCATCGATATCCTTTGGCTGTTAGGCCATTCTACACCATGCCATGCTGTGATGATCCTGCCTACAGTAATTCATTTGATGTTTTTATTAGAG GCGAGGAGATCATATCAGGAGCTCAGCGTGTCCATGTTCCTGAACTTCTTATCAAGCGTGCTGAGGCAATTGGAATTGAAGTGAAGACCATTGAAACATACGTCGACTCTTTTAG GTATGGTGCACCACCACATGGGGGCTTCGGAGTGGGACTGGAGCGGGTAGTTATGCTCTTCTGCGGCCTCAACAATATTAGGAAAACCTCTCTTTTCCCTCGCGATCCACTTAGAATCTCCCCGTGA
- the LOC115741883 gene encoding auxin-responsive protein SAUR21-like has protein sequence MGKTIVSLKKLAKMAKERALSADRDQLSQEVCLLKERYGEGRSLSSLSSTTPTGFFPVYVGEGRQRFLVPTAFLSHPLFKMLLEKAREEFGFEHRNGLTVLCSVPAFREVLNAVEGCNGKFEFGELVEEFV, from the coding sequence ATGGGGAAGACGATAGTTTCCTTGAAGAAGCTCGCGAAGATGGCGAAGGAGAGAGCCCTATCGGCCGATCGGGACCAACTGTCGCAAGAAGTGTGCCTGCTCAAGGAGCGCTACGGCGAGGGACGCTCGCTGTCCTCCCTGTCGTCGACTACCCCGACGGGGTTCTTCCCGGTCTATGTTGGGGAAGGGAGGCAGCGGTTCCTCGTGCCGACCGCGTTCCTGTCTCACCCGCTCTTCAAGATGCTGCTCGAGAAGGCGCGCGAGGAGTTCGGGTTCGAGCATAGGAACGGGCTCACGGTCCTTTGCAGCGTGCCTGCTTTCCGGGAGGTGTTGAACGCTGTGGAGGGCTGCAATGGGAAGTTTGAGTTTGGCGAGTTGGTAGAGGAGTTTGTCTAG
- the LOC115741841 gene encoding replication protein A 14 kDa subunit B-like — protein sequence MDTSNPTVFVNAELLGRYVGRKVRAVIQVIRNDGAAVIGKSTDEKQITVKGLPPSQLTTFVEVIGIADGQNSIAADKWTNFGDNFDIFTYNKLCQLANGEYQHLFL from the exons ATGGACACGTCAAATCCGACAGTTTTCGTGAATGCCGAGTTGCTTGGAAGGTATGTTGGACGGAAGGTTCGGGCAGTAATTCAGGTTATTCGAAATGATGGCGCGGCGGTAATTGGAAAATCTACTGACGAGAAGCAGATCACTGTAAAGGGCTTGCCGCCTTCTCAACTCACAACTTTTGTCGAGGTTATTGGGATTGCTGATGGTCAAAATTCCATTGCTGCTGATAAGTGGACCAACTTTGGTGATAATTTCG ACATCTTTACTTACAACAAACTTTGTCAACTCGCGAACGGCGAATACCAACACCTATTTCTTTGA